In Nitrosomonas ureae, the sequence CTGTTATGCTTTTGAACACCCTAACAATCTGACCCGGTGCAATTTTCGGATGTGCCGTACAAAGTATATGTACGTGGTCTTCGTCGCAACCTATCTGCTCAAACTCAATGTCGTATCGATCTTCTATCGCTTTCGCAGTCATCATAATGATTTTTACAACTGCGTCATCTAACAGTCCCCGTCTGTATTTCACAGGAAATACAATGTGATAATGTATCTGCCACCCACAGTGGCTCGCCTTCTCTACGACATCTCGCATCCCATCATTCTAAAGCCTAATTAGATCCCCGTGGCAAGACCACGGGGAATCGCAAGTTTATAGATAATAACAACCTCATAAAATTGAGGTTCCTATCTCCACCACAAAACAAGTTTGCGATGTTTCGATTAATGCTCGGTGATGTGTTCTGGTCGAAGCTGGAGAAGATTCTGCTTCAAGAAGCGATTTACAACAAGCGAAATCTGCGCATGACAGTATAAGAAAGACCTCTGCACAACCGCAAGAATTTTGCTGTAGCGACAGAGAAAATTTTCCAAGTGACACTTGTTGCACGTCACTTTAATAGAAAGTGAAGTTTTTTCCTTTTTTTAGGTGAATTTTTCCCCTTTTATGTAATATTTGGACGGATCGCTCCCCTTAATGGTTGGTCTACGAAGATTTTGTTGGCTGCTTTCTTTAGATTCATGCAGATACTTTTC encodes:
- the tnpA gene encoding IS200/IS605 family transposase codes for the protein MRDVVEKASHCGWQIHYHIVFPVKYRRGLLDDAVVKIIMMTAKAIEDRYDIEFEQIGCDEDHVHILCTAHPKIAPGQIVRVFKSITARELFKWKPDLKRDLWGGEFWTDGYYVATVGERADWGVVERYVKNQGKPKEELRQLELF